The Hevea brasiliensis isolate MT/VB/25A 57/8 chromosome 1, ASM3005281v1, whole genome shotgun sequence genome has a window encoding:
- the LOC131183247 gene encoding uncharacterized protein LOC131183247, whose amino-acid sequence MDIVLYRMPRRISSSRGRGRGRQDTMSQPMQSLRDEQNEDQSIGHEPLQLPVDTQVSPTPLQLGGQVAASSSSSVRTRGPNLGQPTPVNPTNRQMIRLRGLVFLDISVSRSITNDIKMHFTAPWKTWAEIPIKIKDELFGKFQVRYKLPIYIEINSIEYVEFIWWEDCELMDVDDYYRSGFSTGCVFLLLDGRYMWDETEEQNVRLAWDKLGKDRFRDILNRARNEMLVKHKKSDIAYLHNLGPNWMKAEVWNELVAYWSSPEWRKKSQSAKINRMTVKDRSITKHACGSIKIEIHEDRLTKKIGRPPNKIEVFRATHTKKGADGVFIDGKSQRVDEDYASAIVEKYGSNSESPPIFDMDKWIEVSGGFNKGRVYGFGSSAKSQTSGSSTSQSCTSAYPGSSSQPAMTQEEIQQLIDEKASQMRAEMMAEILDQVRKELKTTGGTQFATSSHPTTSDSTNP is encoded by the exons ATGGATATTGTGCTTTACAGGATGCCTCGTAGAATATCATCATCTAGAGGTAGAGGACGGGGTCGACAGGACACAATGTCTCAACCCATGCAGTCTTTGAGGGATgaacaaaatgaagaccaaagcaTAGGACATGAGCCACTACAGTTGCCAGTGGATACTCAAGTTTCACCTACTCCACTACAGTTAGGGGGGCAAGTAGCAGCATCGTCATCATCATCAGTTCGAACTAGAGGTCCGAATTTAGGGCAGCCAACACCAGTAAACCCAACAAATCGACAAATGATAAGATTAAGGGGCCTTGT CTTCTTGGATATATCTGTCTCTCGCTCAATAACCAATGACATTAAGATGCACTTTACAGCTCCATGGAAAACTTGGGCAGAAATACCCATCAAGATAAAGGATGAGCTATTTGGAAAATTTCAAGTGAGATACAAATTACCTATTTATAttgaaattaattcaattgaatatGTTGAATTTATATGGTgggaagattgtgaattaatggaTGTGGATGATTATTATAGAAGTGGCTTTTCAACAGGTTGTGTCTTTTTGTTGTTAGAT GGTCGTTACATGTGGGATGAAACTGAAGAGCAGAATGTGCGTCTTGCTTGGGATAAGCTTGGGAAGGATAGATTTCGTGATATTCTTAACAGAGCTAGGAATGAAATGTTGGTGAAGCACAAGAAAAGTGATATTGCTTATTTGCACAATCTAGGACCAAACTGGATGAAAGCAGAGGTGTGGAATGAGCTTGTTGCTTATTGGAGTTCTCCAGAGTGGCGAAAGAAGTCACAATCTGCTAAGATTAATAGAATGACAGTAAAAGATAGGTCAATTACAAAACATGCTTGTGGTTCAATCAAAATTGAGATTCATGAGGATCGATtg aCAAAGAAGATAGGTAGGCCACCAAATAAGATTGAAGTATTTCGAGCAACTCACACCAAAAAGGGTGCTGATGGTGTATTCATTGATGGCAAATCACAACGGGTCGAT gaaGATTATGCAAGTGCAATTGTGGAGAAATATGGTTCTAATTCTGAATCCCCACCAATATTTGATATGGATAAGTGGATAGAAGTATCTGGAGGGTTTAATAAAGGAAGGGTGTATGGTTTTGGGTCTTCTGCAAAATCTCAAACAAGTGGATCATCTACCTCTCAATCATGCACATCTGCTTATCCTGGGTCATCTTCTCAGCCTGCGATGACACAAGAGGAAATTCAACAACTTATAGATGAAAAAGCATCACAAATGAGGGCAGAGATGATGGCTGAAATACTTGATCAGGTGCGAAAGGAGTTAAAGACCACAGGTGGTACTCAGTTTGCAACATCTTCACATCCAACCACTTCAGACTCTACAAATCCATAG